In Streptomyces dangxiongensis, one DNA window encodes the following:
- a CDS encoding ABC transporter permease → MLRATLRSFLAHKGRLALSALAVVLSVAFVAGSLIFSDTVTRTFDRLFASTAADVTVQPRGDLRSARASGAVQTVPAALRDRVARVAGVAAARADVSVRNVVVVDRHDRPVGPTTGAPTVAGAWYATGRSPVRLTSGHAPRGAGEALLDADTAGRRQVRIGDALTVQAQPGTFRVRVVGIATFTTTNPGAARIYLDPAVAGRELLGSSARATGISVDAAEGVSDAELRRRIGAAIGTGTYALRTAGEQAKSAAADLGTFLDVIKYVMLGFAGVALLVGVFLIVNTFSMLIAQRTRELGLLRALGADRRQVRRSVLTEALLLGLFGSTLGLAAGIGLAFGLIRLISAVGMNLRGTGMVIGWATPVAAYVVGLGVTLVAAYLPARRAAAVSPMAALADAEVAGVGRSLRGRAIAGAVVGAAGAAALAGCAAATRTALAASLLGLGVVLTLVATVVAGPLLVRPVIRVLGSAFPALFGPVGRMSQRNALRNPRRTGATAAALMVGLALVGGMSVASASMSASFDRQIDRTLGADFVVQSANFTPFTGEIGDRVAATPGAGLVVAQRLTPVAVRLPDGERVRTTATGYGPGLDDVAHLTYARGGSAAALADGHLAMDADYARDHGVRVGSVLPVEFPGGRRAELTVGALTAQQSAESFGTQGGVLLGLGTLRTYMPNGQDSALYVNAAPGTGPADLRPRLERALKPFPQVQVRNQADYKELVHSQIAVLLYLVYALLGLAIVIAVLGVVNTLALSVVERTREIGLLRAVGLSRRQLRRMIRLESVVIAVFGAVLGLALGLVWGVCMQQVLALRGLTALAIPWGTIVAVVVGSAVVGVVAALLPALRASRMNVLTAIAHE, encoded by the coding sequence GTGCTCAGGGCGACTCTGCGGAGCTTCCTCGCCCACAAGGGGCGGCTGGCGCTGTCCGCACTGGCCGTGGTCCTGTCCGTGGCGTTCGTCGCCGGCAGCCTGATCTTCTCCGACACCGTCACCCGCACGTTCGACCGGCTGTTCGCCTCCACCGCCGCCGATGTGACGGTCCAGCCGCGCGGGGACCTGCGGTCGGCCCGGGCGAGCGGCGCGGTGCAGACCGTGCCGGCCGCGCTGCGGGACCGGGTGGCGAGGGTCGCCGGTGTCGCGGCGGCCCGCGCGGACGTGTCGGTGCGGAACGTCGTGGTCGTCGACCGCCACGACAGGCCCGTCGGCCCGACCACCGGCGCCCCCACCGTCGCCGGTGCCTGGTACGCGACCGGCCGCAGCCCGGTGCGGCTGACCTCCGGCCACGCACCGCGCGGGGCCGGCGAGGCGCTGCTGGACGCGGACACGGCCGGCCGGCGGCAGGTACGGATCGGGGACGCCCTGACGGTGCAGGCGCAGCCGGGCACCTTCCGGGTCCGGGTCGTCGGCATCGCCACCTTCACCACGACCAATCCGGGCGCGGCGCGCATCTACCTGGACCCGGCGGTGGCCGGCCGGGAGCTGCTCGGATCGTCCGCGCGGGCCACCGGCATCTCGGTGGACGCGGCCGAGGGGGTGTCCGACGCGGAACTCCGACGGCGGATCGGAGCGGCGATCGGCACCGGGACGTACGCGCTGAGGACCGCCGGTGAGCAGGCCAAGTCGGCCGCGGCGGACCTCGGCACCTTCCTCGACGTGATCAAGTACGTGATGCTGGGGTTCGCCGGTGTCGCCCTGCTCGTCGGCGTGTTCCTGATCGTCAACACGTTCTCCATGCTGATCGCGCAGCGCACCCGCGAACTGGGCCTGCTCCGGGCGCTGGGCGCGGACCGACGGCAGGTACGGCGGTCGGTGCTCACCGAGGCACTGCTGCTGGGGCTGTTCGGCTCGACGCTCGGTCTGGCCGCCGGGATCGGGCTGGCCTTCGGACTGATCCGGCTGATCAGCGCGGTCGGGATGAACCTGAGGGGCACCGGGATGGTGATCGGCTGGGCTACGCCCGTCGCCGCCTACGTGGTGGGGCTCGGCGTGACCTTAGTGGCCGCCTATCTGCCGGCGCGGCGCGCCGCGGCCGTCTCGCCGATGGCGGCGCTCGCGGATGCCGAGGTCGCCGGCGTGGGCAGGTCGTTGCGTGGCCGGGCGATCGCCGGGGCGGTGGTCGGGGCCGCCGGCGCGGCGGCGCTGGCCGGATGCGCGGCGGCCACGCGGACCGCGCTGGCGGCCTCCCTGCTGGGGCTCGGTGTGGTGCTGACCCTCGTCGCGACGGTGGTCGCCGGGCCGCTGCTGGTGCGGCCGGTGATCCGGGTGCTGGGCTCGGCCTTCCCCGCGCTGTTCGGCCCGGTCGGCCGGATGAGCCAGCGCAACGCGCTGCGCAATCCGCGCCGTACCGGTGCCACGGCCGCGGCCCTGATGGTGGGCCTGGCCCTGGTGGGCGGGATGTCGGTGGCGAGCGCCTCGATGTCGGCGTCCTTCGACCGGCAGATCGACCGGACGCTGGGCGCCGACTTCGTCGTCCAGAGCGCCAACTTCACGCCGTTCACCGGGGAGATCGGCGACCGGGTGGCCGCGACGCCCGGTGCCGGGCTGGTCGTGGCCCAGCGGCTCACCCCCGTCGCCGTACGGCTGCCGGACGGCGAGCGGGTGAGGACCACCGCCACCGGGTACGGCCCCGGCCTGGACGACGTCGCGCACCTCACCTACGCGCGGGGCGGTTCGGCGGCGGCCCTGGCCGACGGGCACCTCGCGATGGACGCCGACTACGCCCGGGACCACGGCGTGCGGGTCGGCAGTGTGCTGCCCGTGGAGTTCCCGGGCGGTCGCCGGGCGGAGCTGACCGTCGGCGCGCTGACGGCCCAGCAGTCGGCCGAGTCCTTCGGCACCCAGGGCGGCGTCCTCCTCGGCCTCGGGACGCTGCGGACGTACATGCCGAACGGGCAGGACTCCGCTCTCTACGTGAACGCGGCCCCCGGTACGGGACCGGCGGACCTGCGGCCCCGGCTGGAGCGGGCGCTCAAGCCGTTCCCGCAGGTACAGGTGCGCAACCAGGCCGACTACAAGGAGCTGGTGCACAGCCAGATCGCCGTGCTGCTGTACCTCGTGTACGCGCTGCTGGGGCTGGCGATCGTCATCGCCGTGCTCGGCGTGGTGAACACCCTGGCGCTGTCGGTGGTGGAGCGGACCCGGGAGATCGGGCTGTTGCGGGCGGTCGGGCTGAGCCGGCGGCAGCTTCGCCGGATGATCCGGCTGGAGTCGGTGGTCATCGCGGTGTTCGGTGCGGTCCTGGGGCTGGCGCTGGGGCTCGTGTGGGGCGTGTGCATGCAGCAGGTGCTGGCGCTGCGCGGGCTGACGGCGCTGGCGATCCCCTGGGGCACGATCGTCGCGGTCGTGGTCGGCTCGGCGGTCGTGGGTGTGGTGGCGGCCCTGCTGCCGGCGCTGCGTGCGTCGCGGATGAACGTGCTGACGGCGATCGCCCACGAATGA
- a CDS encoding urease subunit gamma, whose translation MQLTPHEQERLLIHVAADVAEKRRARGLRLNHPEAVALITSHILEGARDGRTVAELMSSGRKLLTRDDVMDGVAEMIHDVQVEATFPDGTKLVTVHEPIF comes from the coding sequence GTGCAACTGACCCCGCACGAGCAAGAGAGGCTGCTGATCCATGTGGCAGCCGACGTGGCCGAGAAGCGCAGGGCGCGCGGGCTCCGGCTCAACCACCCCGAAGCGGTCGCCCTCATCACGTCGCACATCCTGGAGGGCGCCCGGGACGGCCGTACCGTCGCCGAGCTGATGTCCTCCGGTCGCAAGCTGCTGACCAGGGACGACGTCATGGACGGGGTGGCGGAGATGATCCACGACGTCCAGGTGGAGGCCACCTTCCCGGACGGCACCAAGCTCGTCACCGTGCACGAGCCGATCTTCTGA
- a CDS encoding C40 family peptidase, with the protein MTALNRVPSLMARAGTASALTLAAVGGSIAVPGLATDASAATMATKALKVAASKKGAPYKWGATGPRRFDCSGLTLYSFKKVGKKLPRTAAQQYNKTHHISARSRKAGDLVFFHSGSNVYHVGIYAGHGKIWHAPKTGDVVRLQKIWTRSVWYGRVS; encoded by the coding sequence ATGACTGCGCTCAATCGTGTCCCGTCACTGATGGCCCGGGCCGGCACGGCCTCGGCCCTCACCCTCGCCGCCGTGGGCGGCTCGATCGCGGTGCCCGGCCTCGCCACTGACGCGTCCGCCGCGACGATGGCGACGAAGGCACTCAAGGTCGCGGCCTCCAAGAAGGGTGCACCGTACAAGTGGGGCGCCACAGGTCCGCGCAGGTTCGACTGCTCGGGGCTGACCCTCTACTCCTTCAAAAAGGTGGGCAAGAAGCTGCCGCGCACCGCCGCGCAGCAGTACAACAAGACCCACCACATCTCCGCCCGCAGCCGCAAGGCGGGCGATCTGGTGTTCTTCCACTCGGGTTCCAACGTGTACCACGTCGGCATCTACGCGGGCCACGGCAAGATCTGGCACGCCCCGAAGACCGGTGACGTGGTGAGGCTCCAGAAGATCTGGACCAGGAGCGTCTGGTACGGCCGGGTCAGTTGA
- a CDS encoding type II toxin-antitoxin system Phd/YefM family antitoxin — MAYEIPVTQARAELADLINRVVYGGERVVVTRHGKPLVALVSAADLERLDALDEPDEEQIVSSVSRVRESGPGGREQQRFGIAAEHRGPGVS; from the coding sequence ATGGCCTACGAGATTCCGGTGACGCAAGCCAGGGCTGAACTCGCCGACCTGATCAACCGGGTCGTGTACGGCGGTGAGCGTGTCGTCGTGACGCGGCACGGCAAGCCCCTGGTCGCCCTGGTCTCGGCCGCCGACCTGGAGCGCCTCGACGCCCTCGACGAACCGGACGAGGAGCAGATCGTCAGCTCGGTGTCGCGGGTGCGTGAGAGCGGGCCGGGCGGGCGCGAGCAGCAGCGCTTCGGGATAGCGGCCGAGCACCGGGGGCCGGGCGTGTCCTGA
- a CDS encoding fic family toxin-antitoxin system, toxin component, with product MNDLRIDLAWLLMLAERQTPGDPQVTDWGALVAAVARHRAEIFGVPVYDTPHARAASLLQLLIHVPALERSNALFASAVAYGYLVASGVKVVTTPEQVRDLARLVKDGTASVDDIARQLRRWTG from the coding sequence TTGAACGACCTCCGCATCGACCTGGCCTGGCTCCTCATGCTCGCCGAACGGCAGACCCCCGGGGACCCGCAGGTCACCGACTGGGGCGCCCTCGTCGCCGCCGTCGCCCGGCACCGGGCCGAGATATTCGGCGTGCCGGTCTACGACACCCCGCACGCGCGGGCCGCGTCGCTGCTCCAACTGCTCATCCACGTCCCGGCCCTGGAGCGGTCCAACGCCCTGTTCGCCTCGGCGGTCGCCTACGGCTACCTGGTGGCCAGTGGCGTCAAGGTCGTCACCACACCCGAGCAGGTCAGGGACCTCGCCCGACTCGTCAAGGACGGCACGGCGAGCGTCGACGACATCGCGAGGCAACTGCGCCGCTGGACCGGTTGA
- a CDS encoding ATP-binding protein yields MADHLEASVTLPSDPASVRAARSYVVGTLAEWGLPADTETADTVRLIVSELATNAVQHTFGQSPTFTVDIALDRDEHLRIGVTDSHPRFPKRLPAAVQQDNGRGMVIVRWLTAAHGGRLRVRPTREGGKTVCVELPWTLPAAPLPAGAPQEP; encoded by the coding sequence ATGGCAGACCATCTGGAAGCTTCCGTCACTCTGCCGAGCGATCCCGCCTCGGTCCGTGCCGCTCGCTCCTACGTCGTGGGCACCCTCGCGGAGTGGGGCCTGCCGGCGGACACCGAAACGGCCGACACCGTGCGGCTCATCGTCTCGGAGCTGGCCACCAACGCCGTCCAGCACACCTTCGGCCAGTCGCCCACCTTCACGGTCGACATCGCACTGGACCGTGACGAGCACCTGCGCATCGGCGTCACGGACAGTCATCCCCGTTTCCCGAAGAGGCTGCCCGCCGCCGTGCAGCAGGACAACGGCCGGGGAATGGTCATCGTCCGCTGGCTCACCGCGGCGCACGGCGGCAGACTCCGTGTCCGCCCGACCCGTGAGGGCGGCAAGACGGTCTGCGTCGAACTCCCGTGGACGCTCCCGGCCGCCCCGTTACCGGCAGGCGCACCTCAGGAGCCCTGA
- a CDS encoding LLM class F420-dependent oxidoreductase: MPRPFRFGVNLLTPAPAAEWRAKCRRAEELGYDVILVPDHLGMTAPFPALVAAAEATERPRLGTFVLNAGFWNPALLAREVATTDALTGGRLELGLGTGYVQTEHEAAGLPYGSPRERVDRLRHTVAELDRLLGSPEHQPRPAQDRVPVLIGANGDRMLRLTAEHADIAAFTGARPGKTPGSLDPLGAGELDERVARYRALAADRPAPAELNLLVQQVAVADDPEPALRPLLERQPRLTLDDALALPIVLAGPLEDVVAKVRAQRERFGFSYVTVLEPSMEAFAPVLARLREEESA; the protein is encoded by the coding sequence ATGCCGCGCCCGTTCCGTTTCGGAGTCAACCTGCTCACGCCCGCGCCCGCCGCCGAGTGGCGCGCCAAGTGCCGCCGGGCCGAGGAGCTGGGGTACGACGTGATCCTCGTCCCGGACCACCTCGGCATGACCGCGCCGTTCCCCGCCCTGGTGGCGGCGGCCGAGGCGACCGAGCGGCCCCGGCTCGGCACGTTCGTGCTCAACGCGGGCTTCTGGAACCCGGCGTTGCTGGCCCGCGAGGTGGCGACCACGGACGCGCTGACCGGCGGCCGGCTCGAACTCGGTCTCGGCACCGGCTATGTGCAGACGGAACACGAGGCGGCCGGGCTGCCCTACGGTTCGCCGCGCGAACGGGTGGACCGCCTGCGGCACACCGTGGCGGAGCTGGACCGGCTGCTCGGCTCCCCGGAGCACCAGCCACGGCCCGCCCAGGACCGGGTGCCGGTGCTGATCGGCGCCAACGGCGACCGGATGCTGCGCCTGACCGCCGAACACGCCGACATCGCGGCCTTCACCGGAGCCCGGCCGGGGAAGACGCCCGGCTCACTGGATCCGCTCGGCGCCGGCGAGCTGGACGAGCGCGTGGCCCGCTACCGCGCGCTGGCCGCCGACCGGCCGGCGCCCGCCGAGCTGAACCTGCTGGTCCAGCAGGTGGCCGTCGCCGACGACCCCGAGCCCGCGCTGAGGCCCCTGCTGGAGCGGCAGCCCCGGCTGACCCTCGACGACGCCCTGGCCCTGCCCATCGTGCTGGCCGGTCCGCTGGAGGACGTGGTCGCCAAGGTGCGGGCGCAGCGTGAACGGTTCGGCTTCTCGTACGTGACCGTCCTGGAACCGAGCATGGAGGCGTTCGCGCCGGTGCTGGCCCGGCTGCGCGAGGAGGAGTCCGCATGA
- a CDS encoding DUF397 domain-containing protein, with protein sequence MPAPPRNILASTDLHDVRWLRSSYSTGANNCVETARPRSGPETGLLAVRDSKNPAGPALLFSAGSWAGFLTAL encoded by the coding sequence ATGCCCGCTCCGCCTCGGAACATCCTCGCCAGTACCGATCTGCACGACGTGCGCTGGCTGCGCAGCAGCTACAGCACGGGAGCCAACAACTGCGTGGAGACGGCCCGGCCGCGCTCCGGCCCCGAAACCGGGCTGCTCGCCGTGCGCGACTCGAAGAATCCGGCCGGACCGGCGCTGCTCTTCTCCGCCGGTAGCTGGGCGGGATTCCTCACCGCGCTCTGA
- the bioD gene encoding dethiobiotin synthase produces the protein MPVLVITGTGTEVGKTVTTAAVAAAALAAGRSVAVLKAAQTGVRPDERGDADEVARLAGPVTTAELARYPDPLAPGTAARRAGRAPVHPHEVAERAAKLATEHDLVLVEGAGGLLVRFDAAGGTLADAARLLGAPVLVVAQAGLGTLNTTELTARELRRRELDLAGVVIGSWPGFPDLATRCNVADLPEVADAPLLGALPAGAGSLAPTEFRTAAPAWLAPRLDGTWDAEAFQIREAP, from the coding sequence ATGCCGGTACTGGTGATCACGGGGACGGGCACGGAGGTCGGCAAGACCGTCACCACCGCCGCCGTCGCCGCCGCGGCGCTCGCGGCCGGGCGCTCGGTGGCCGTGCTGAAGGCCGCCCAGACGGGCGTACGGCCGGACGAACGCGGGGACGCCGACGAGGTCGCGCGGCTTGCCGGTCCCGTCACGACCGCCGAACTCGCCCGCTACCCGGACCCGTTGGCGCCGGGCACGGCGGCCCGGCGGGCCGGGAGGGCGCCGGTGCATCCGCACGAGGTCGCCGAGCGGGCCGCCAAACTGGCCACCGAGCACGATCTGGTACTGGTCGAGGGGGCGGGCGGGCTGCTCGTCCGGTTCGACGCGGCCGGCGGCACACTGGCCGACGCGGCCCGGCTGCTGGGCGCGCCGGTGCTGGTGGTGGCGCAGGCCGGGCTCGGCACGCTCAACACCACGGAGTTGACGGCGCGCGAACTGCGACGCCGGGAACTGGACCTGGCCGGGGTGGTGATCGGTAGCTGGCCCGGCTTCCCCGACCTGGCCACCCGCTGCAACGTGGCCGACCTGCCGGAGGTCGCCGACGCCCCGCTCCTGGGCGCCCTGCCCGCCGGGGCCGGCTCACTGGCGCCCACCGAGTTCCGCACCGCGGCACCGGCCTGGCTCGCCCCCCGCCTCGACGGCACGTGGGACGCGGAGGCGTTCCAGATCCGCGAGGCACCGTAA
- a CDS encoding toxin-antitoxin system HicB family antitoxin, with amino-acid sequence MAKTQLNVRVDEGTARAARERALARGMSVNRYIEELVRQDTGEAGRTFVEAAADFMKRYESAFAEECAEPRRTDHREDRA; translated from the coding sequence ATGGCGAAGACCCAGCTAAACGTGCGCGTGGACGAGGGCACCGCCCGCGCGGCCCGGGAGCGCGCCCTGGCCCGCGGCATGAGCGTGAACCGCTACATCGAAGAGCTGGTCAGACAGGACACCGGGGAGGCCGGCCGGACGTTCGTCGAGGCCGCCGCCGACTTCATGAAGCGGTACGAGTCCGCGTTCGCCGAGGAGTGCGCCGAACCCCGCCGCACCGACCACCGCGAAGACCGCGCCTGA
- a CDS encoding ATP-dependent Clp protease proteolytic subunit, with translation MSRPFARHVLPEFTERTTSGARTLDPYGKLFESRIVLLGAPVDDAAASDVTAQLMYLEHAAPDRDITLYVNSPGGPFHAMTTIYDTMRYISCDVATYCLGQASSTAAVLLAAGAPGKRFALPGARMLIDQLRLPEPVRGRPSDLLVEAEELTRVRALLAEMLVRHTGRTAGQVHEDLERDLYLDAPGALAYGLVDHIVPSRRDAPGAQDAR, from the coding sequence ATGTCCCGACCGTTCGCCCGCCATGTCCTGCCGGAGTTCACCGAGCGCACCACAAGCGGCGCCCGCACGCTCGACCCGTACGGCAAGCTCTTCGAGTCCCGGATCGTCCTTCTCGGCGCCCCGGTCGACGACGCCGCCGCGAGCGACGTGACGGCGCAGCTCATGTACCTCGAACACGCGGCCCCGGACCGGGACATCACGTTGTACGTCAACTCGCCCGGCGGCCCCTTCCACGCCATGACCACGATCTACGACACCATGCGTTACATCAGTTGCGACGTGGCGACGTACTGCCTGGGACAGGCCTCCTCCACCGCCGCGGTGCTGCTCGCGGCCGGCGCCCCGGGCAAGCGGTTCGCGCTGCCCGGCGCGCGCATGCTCATCGACCAGCTCCGACTGCCCGAACCGGTGCGCGGCCGGCCCAGCGATCTCCTCGTCGAGGCCGAGGAGCTGACCCGGGTCCGCGCACTGCTGGCGGAGATGCTCGTCCGGCACACGGGGCGCACGGCCGGACAGGTGCACGAGGATCTGGAGCGGGACCTGTACCTGGACGCCCCCGGCGCCCTCGCCTACGGCCTGGTGGACCACATCGTGCCCAGCCGCCGGGACGCGCCCGGCGCACAGGACGCGAGGTGA
- a CDS encoding helix-turn-helix domain-containing protein, which translates to MQNGPAVRRRKLGAELRRLRTGAGLTSGEAARLVGWHQSKVSRIETGASGVKPADLRSLLDAYGVIDGHLRELLLMLAGARDAGGRHRWWHAYRGELPPTYRDFISLESQACAMRTLETTVVPGLLQTAEYARAVTRAAVKDLDEDRLDTLVEVRLARQDVLRADPPLALSAVLDEAVLRREVGGPGVMSRQLQRLMEAASLPQVRLQILPFTAGAHIGLTGPFVIFSFPSTSDLDVVVLDQLMSSLYLERKEDLGAYAEAFKTLQFHALSPEDSLDYIAAIGDGA; encoded by the coding sequence ATGCAGAACGGTCCGGCGGTGCGCCGTCGCAAACTGGGTGCCGAACTGCGCAGGCTGCGTACCGGCGCCGGATTGACGAGCGGGGAGGCGGCCCGGCTCGTCGGCTGGCACCAGTCGAAGGTGAGCCGGATCGAGACCGGTGCCAGCGGTGTGAAACCGGCCGATCTGCGGTCGCTGCTGGACGCCTACGGCGTCATCGACGGGCACCTGCGCGAGTTACTGCTGATGCTGGCGGGGGCGCGGGACGCGGGCGGGCGGCACCGCTGGTGGCACGCCTACCGCGGGGAACTGCCGCCCACGTACCGCGATTTCATCAGCCTGGAGTCGCAGGCGTGCGCCATGCGCACCCTGGAGACCACGGTCGTACCCGGTCTGCTCCAGACCGCCGAGTACGCCCGCGCGGTGACCCGGGCGGCCGTGAAGGACCTGGACGAGGACCGCCTGGACACGTTGGTGGAGGTGCGTCTGGCCAGACAGGACGTGCTGCGTGCGGATCCGCCGCTGGCGCTGAGCGCCGTGCTGGACGAGGCGGTGCTGCGCCGCGAGGTCGGCGGTCCCGGGGTGATGTCCCGTCAGCTTCAGCGGCTGATGGAGGCCGCCTCGCTGCCCCAGGTCCGGCTCCAGATCCTGCCCTTCACGGCCGGAGCACATATCGGCCTCACTGGCCCTTTCGTTATCTTCTCATTTCCAAGCACTTCCGATCTGGATGTAGTCGTTCTCGACCAGTTGATGAGTAGCCTCTACCTGGAACGGAAAGAAGACCTGGGGGCCTACGCCGAGGCCTTCAAGACGCTCCAGTTCCACGCCCTTTCCCCCGAGGACTCGTTGGACTACATCGCCGCAATAGGTGACGGCGCGTAA
- the bioB gene encoding biotin synthase BioB, whose product MDLLNTLVDKGLRRELPTREEALAVLATSDDDLLDVVAAAGKVRRHWFGRRVKLNYLVNLKSGLCPEDCSYCSQRLGSEAGILKYTWLKPDEASQAAAAGLAGGAKRVCLVASGRGPTDRDVDRVSDTIKAIKERHEGVEVCACLGLLSDGQAERLREAGADAYNHNLNTSESTYEDITTTHTYADRVDTVQKAHAAGLSACSGLIAGMGERDEDLVDVVFSLRALDPDSVPVNFLIPFEGTPLAKEWNLTPQRCLRILAMVRFVCPDVEVRIAGGREVHLRTMQPLALHLANSIFLGDYLTSEGQAGKADLEMLADAGFEVESAGEVTLPEHRTDAGSCHEDGGGCHDGGGCGSAASTAPAAREPRTDLVAVRRRGAGTDLAPNA is encoded by the coding sequence ATGGACCTGCTGAACACGCTGGTGGACAAGGGGCTTCGGCGCGAGCTGCCGACCCGCGAGGAAGCACTCGCCGTTCTGGCCACCTCCGACGACGACCTGCTCGATGTGGTGGCCGCGGCCGGCAAGGTGCGCCGGCACTGGTTCGGGCGACGGGTGAAACTCAACTATCTGGTGAACCTCAAGTCGGGCCTGTGCCCGGAGGACTGCTCCTACTGCTCCCAGCGGCTCGGCTCCGAGGCCGGCATCCTGAAGTACACCTGGCTCAAGCCGGACGAGGCCTCCCAGGCCGCCGCCGCGGGTCTCGCGGGCGGCGCCAAGCGGGTCTGCCTGGTGGCCAGCGGGCGGGGTCCGACGGACCGGGACGTGGACCGGGTCTCGGACACCATCAAGGCCATCAAGGAGCGACACGAGGGCGTCGAGGTGTGCGCCTGCCTCGGCCTGCTCTCCGACGGCCAGGCCGAGCGGCTGCGCGAGGCCGGCGCGGACGCCTACAACCACAACCTCAACACCTCGGAGTCGACCTACGAGGACATCACCACCACCCACACGTACGCCGATCGGGTGGACACGGTGCAGAAGGCGCACGCCGCCGGACTGTCCGCCTGTTCGGGTCTCATCGCCGGCATGGGCGAGAGGGACGAGGACCTCGTCGACGTCGTCTTCTCGCTGCGCGCACTGGACCCCGACTCCGTTCCGGTGAACTTCCTCATCCCGTTCGAGGGAACCCCGCTGGCCAAGGAGTGGAACCTCACCCCGCAGCGCTGCTTGCGCATCCTCGCGATGGTCCGGTTCGTCTGCCCGGACGTGGAGGTCCGCATCGCGGGGGGCCGCGAGGTGCACCTGCGCACGATGCAGCCGCTCGCGCTGCACCTGGCCAACTCCATCTTCCTCGGCGACTACCTGACCAGCGAGGGCCAGGCCGGCAAGGCCGACCTGGAGATGCTCGCGGACGCCGGGTTCGAGGTGGAGAGCGCCGGCGAGGTGACGCTGCCGGAGCACCGGACGGACGCCGGGAGCTGCCACGAGGACGGCGGCGGCTGCCACGACGGCGGCGGGTGCGGGTCGGCCGCGTCCACCGCTCCGGCGGCGCGGGAGCCGCGGACCGACCTCGTCGCCGTCCGCCGCCGGGGCGCCGGGACGGATCTCGCGCCCAATGCCTGA
- a CDS encoding ABC transporter ATP-binding protein, protein MSTPAAQHAPDGGVAARARGLTKAYGSGETAVLALDAVDVDIARGRFTAVMGPSGSGKSTLMHCLAGLDTVSAGRVWLGTTEITGLKERELTRLRRDRIGFMFQSFNLIPTLTAAENITLPMDIAGRKPDARWLDQVIDTLGLRDRLTHRPAQLSGGQQQRVACARALASRPELIFADEPTGNLDSQAGREVLGFLRGAVDDLDQTVVMVTHDPGAAARSDLVLFLADGRIVDRMARPTAENVLERMRVLPTAGPRTADPRGHGAPGRSGTDPRGCGAPDRAGADPCASPGRSGAGGTTGEG, encoded by the coding sequence GTGTCGACACCTGCTGCGCAGCACGCCCCGGACGGCGGGGTCGCGGCCCGCGCCCGGGGGCTGACCAAGGCGTACGGTTCCGGCGAGACGGCCGTGCTCGCCCTGGACGCGGTGGACGTGGACATCGCGCGGGGCCGCTTCACCGCCGTGATGGGCCCGTCGGGTTCCGGGAAGTCCACGCTGATGCACTGCCTCGCCGGCCTCGACACCGTCTCGGCCGGCCGGGTGTGGCTCGGCACCACCGAGATCACGGGGCTGAAGGAGCGGGAGCTGACCCGGCTGCGGCGGGACCGGATCGGGTTCATGTTCCAGTCGTTCAACCTCATCCCCACGCTGACCGCCGCCGAGAACATCACCCTGCCGATGGACATCGCGGGCCGGAAACCCGACGCGCGGTGGCTGGACCAGGTCATCGACACCCTCGGGCTGCGGGACCGCCTCACGCACCGGCCGGCGCAACTGTCGGGCGGTCAGCAGCAGCGGGTGGCGTGCGCGCGGGCGCTGGCCTCCCGGCCCGAGCTGATCTTCGCCGACGAGCCGACCGGCAACCTGGACTCGCAGGCCGGGCGGGAGGTGCTGGGCTTTCTGCGCGGCGCCGTGGACGACCTCGATCAGACGGTCGTCATGGTCACCCACGATCCGGGCGCCGCCGCACGCTCGGATCTCGTGCTCTTCCTCGCCGACGGGCGGATCGTGGACCGGATGGCCCGGCCGACGGCGGAGAACGTGCTGGAGCGGATGCGCGTCCTGCCCACGGCAGGTCCGCGGACCGCCGACCCCCGCGGCCACGGCGCTCCGGGCCGGTCGGGCACCGACCCCCGCGGCTGCGGGGCTCCGGACCGGGCCGGTGCCGACCCCTGCGCGTCTCCGGGCCGGTCCGGCGCCGGCGGCACGACCGGGGAGGGCTGA